The region agccgaagtagatgcttaactgactgagccacgcaggcgtccTGAGACTAGCATGCTCTTAATAGCAAAACGTGACAAGggcagtacaaaaaaaaaaaaaaaaaaaaaaaaaaaagaaatataggcaaaaatccctcatgaacataaatACCAAAGTCtgcaacaaaaaaatcaaaaagctgAACCTAGGGATATATATGCAAGATAGTACATCATTGTCAAGTTAGCCATGACCCCAGAATACAAAATTGTTTGAACATGAGGAAATCAGTAAGTATAATATGCCACATTGACAAACTAAAGGAGAAAAGGCATATGATCATCTCATAGTCACAGGCAAAAGTATTTGATAGATTTAAGCAGCACTTTGACCGTGGAGGCCATTCTGGACCTCAGGAATCCTCACAGCACCCCGACTGTGCTGGGCTCCTTCCCTCTGATACTCGACATGGAACAGGGGGTGGGAACAGCCGCTATGAAGTCCTGGCCCCAAACTCCAGAAAGAGCAGGACACAAGGTACCAGAGGTCCAGGAAGGCATTGGAAGGAATTGGGGTCTCTGGTCCCATGGAAGGAGGTCCCTTTAGCCTATGGGCTGAAACTGGGACCATCACCTTGATCTCTGTGGGCAATAGACTCAGACAATGAGCTGTGCAGAGAAACACGTGCCCAGACAAGCTCGATTCTGTCCTGGAGGAGAAGCCGGGAGCCATGAGAGCATCTAAGAGATGGAGAATCTTGGCTTTCTAGCACCCCACTCTCCCTGCACGCCCGACAGACCCCACTCAGGCTGGGATGTGCTGACAGTGGAGGCGACCGGGAAAAGAGGAGTTGCCTTCCCTGAACAAGCCTGTCCTGGCTGAGTCTGtccttctctgctccctctggGGAGACCAGGTGGAGACATGCGGAGTTTTGGGAGCTCACTCTTTCTTCCAATCCCTTCCAGACTCCTGGTGTTCCCCATccatgctcacacatgcacacacatgctcacacaggcacatgcacacgTGTGGTCTCAGGTGAGTTTTGAGACTCCTCTCCATCCAATCATCAGCAGAGAAACAGTTTTGACTCTTCTCGGGGTGAGTCCCAGGGGCCCAGAGCACAGGAGGGGTAGTGCCTACCTGGTTCGACAATCGCTGAAAATTTGTACCCTATATCAATGCCGGTCCGCTCAATCCCACACCAGCAGGTGTCTTCATCGTCCCACTGGAGGTTCTCCAAGGTCATGGTGAATGTGTGTCGGTTGTGATTGTCCTGGATCGACACTCTGCCCCTCTTCACCAGTTGTTCTGACCCGGTGGTTTTAACAAGGATTTTGCAGGAATCCCAGTCATTCCCACGACACAACCATTTTTTGTGAGATTCCCATCCTGGGCAATACACAAAGGATGTGGTCAGTGTGCCCCCATATgtgcctctctctgcttcctcctggcaggtgcagaagtggcctagaaaacagaaaaccaacatgCACCTTGTCCTTTGTTGGCCCAGAGCTGACCTGGGCACTGCTGGAGCTTCTGGTCCTGCCCTGAAGACCAGCCAGGAGCCTCTGCTCTCTGTCTAATTGCCACATCCTGCTTGTCCCTTCATCCCCTGCAGGATTTGTTTTGCTGTCAACCCCCCTTGTGAATCCCCCCTGAGGCTCCTAACTGCCCAATACAGGGGCCTCCGCTCACTTGCTATCTTACTGACCACGGACCCCTCCTCGCCCTCAAGCAGCACCTCTTCCTGGCAGCTCAGAGCACACACTGCAGCCACAGGTGTATTTCTGAATCCCAGAGCTGGTGAGACAGTGTGGCCCCCTCCCCATCCATGCCCCCGACACTCTAACCCCCACACACCTATAAACCCTCAGCTCCCGAATCGACACATGGCATGgaactaaacacacacactcacacacatgacAAACGCTCACTCCGTCCCACAGGTGATTGATTTTTTTACCTACACACCTCgctattttgtttcttcatacCTTTGTACAAGCTCTTCCCTCTGCTTACAATGTGCCTTCTTCTCTGCTTGAAGAAATCAACCCTTATCTTCTCCTTCAAGCCTTGGCTCAAATGGAGTCTCTTCTATGGTTTCTCCAGTTCTGCAGCCAACTCAGTCCCTCCCGGTGCCACCAGAGCACTTTGTCCCTGTCTTGGTAGTTGAGCTAAAAACCTTGGATGCGTCCTGGTCTTTGGATCATCCAGAGCAGAGATCCAGGCAGGCTGATGTGTGGGGACGAGCAACTCTCCAGAGAGCCTTTCACCCTGGTTttgctgcctgccttcctccctgttGTCTGAGCTCTTCAGAAGAGTGCTTCCTGGCTTGAGCGACAAATGAAGACCAGATGTGCTTTTAAATGATGCAGATGCCTGAACCCCACCTTGACTGAGTGGCTCTCTGCTGGAGGTTAGTTCCTCAGAATTTCATGcatttatgtgtatgtgcatatatatatgtgcatgtgtgcatctATCTATCATTTGTCTATGGATGAGTGAAAGTCTCTGCCGTTTCCCCAGGACAGACCCTGTCTGTGTCCTGCCCTGGCCCTGCAGGGGTTTGGTCCTGAAGCCCCCATGCCACTCACCATGGAGGACGAGAAGGAGCAGAGCTGGCACATGTCCTGCCTGCCTGGCTTGTCTCCCTGGTGCTCAGCAAATGTCAGCTGCCCTCCGGGGACTTGAACTGAACTCAGAGGCAAAGTgcctctattttaaattttttccttttttagtttctCTCATCTACTTCCcttaaaattttccttccattactTCCTAATTTTATTAATTAGAAGAAAATCAGTGCCTTCTTTGGGAGCATATGGCTGACGTCATCATGTGTCTTCCGTGATTTGCGGAAGCAAAGCATCCCACTGTCCAGGGTACTATTGCAATTGTGCGTGAGGACCTGGGGAGCCAGATGCCAGCAAACCAGGTGACCCAGtgcagcagggaagggacaccAGAACCTCAGAGTCGGGTCCAAGGAGGAGATGGGCACACGTTGGGTTTGCACGTGGGGAAGAATCAGTGCTCAGGGCTCACACCCAGCCTCGCTGGTCATACAGCCCCATCCTGAACCTCCTTCCGGGCAGCCCACCTCAGTGCACCCCAgaccaccctctccctcccttggtCCTGGTCCAGCCCAGATCCTGACCTGTTGCCCCTCCCTCTCAGAGTCCCCTGGAGGTCCTGAGTCCCTCTGAGGCAAAGGTGCCATGGGAAGATTATAAGGAAGGAGAAGTCGCCCATTCCCATCAGCCTCATTGTGCCCTGGATGCTTCCTTAGTCACCCTTGGCAGATTTCCCCTGACTGTGGGCTGTTGGTCACTTTCCAGCCCCAAACTTCTTACTAATGATTCCTACATGACTTTCACACAAGTGTCTCCTCTTCCTTCAGGTGTCCCCTCCTCTGACTGTCCCctgctccctttccctctcctctctgaatCAGTTCTTTtgtctcctgtttttcttttatgttttccaaCTTTGTGAGTTTGGTTCTACCTTTTgggaggtcttttttttttttaatgtaattttgtgCTTTTATTCTCTCTTGTAATCTTTGATGAAATACTCAGTTTAAGcattatacttttatttcaaaagctcctttttttttgttctctgcttGGTGATGTTTTCAAAAACTCTCCTCACTCTGTGGTCATGCTTTGGTTTGGTCTGGTCTGctctggtttttctctttcatattacACACCTGCCTCAATGTCTGATCATTGTTTGTTATCTGACTGTAATTGATAATGAGCCAAAACATAGCTGGTTGGGGTTCTGAGTATGTGGGGACAAAACTCCATGTGAAATAGGTGTGTCGTATGGTGCCAATTTCTTTCAACCGTCTATCCCTTCTGGATATACAGGCTATGTCTTCACATGAGCGGGTAGAGGCATCTTCTAAATTCCACAGTAAAGAGTTTTGAAGGTGACTTCCAGCATCCTCTCTaactgccttggtttccccaaaTATTTCATGAAGTTAAAGAGCCTTCTGGAGGATGGGACTGTTTGTGTGTGGATCGCAGTGCTGGTTGCGGTGTCTGGATTTGTGTCTGGATCGCAATGCTGGTTGCATGGGTGTGTTTTCTTTGTGCAAATGTGTTGATCTTTGCACTTCTGATGTGTGCACTTTCCGTGTGTATtttatactccaataaaaaagttttatgttttatcaTGGAAATCTTTCCAAGCCATCACACCTCTGCTTACTTATTCTTGAACTAGTTGTcttaatgttccattgtgtggctGTAGCACAGTGAACTACTCCTGTATTATCGGCCTTTGACCCTGTTTCCagcattttacttttgaaaatctaTGCAGTAACCTTCCAGCTCAGGTAAAATGAAGTCAACAACACTCCATAGACCTCGTGCCCTGACTACAGCTAAGAACCCAGGCAGAATATGTGCAGCGACTGAGTATTCTGCAAAATGAGCCCTAGTTTAAGAGATTGAGGAAGGAAACCAGACCAAGTATAAGACCAATCCAGCTGTgagtttttctgattattttctgattatatttccttttatatccTCCTACCCGAGCGGGAACCCTGCAGCCCACATCCTGAAAGTGCACTCTCAGCAGGACCTTAAGAGCTCCAGAGGAACAAAAAAACGAAGCACTAATGGAAGGGGGCGGGAGGAATCCCATGTTTTCTTGGTGTTcgtgttttctttccctcctacCAAGTCCCCAGCAAGCAAACCTCAGGCAGAAGTTGCAATTCCACCTGCAGCCGCTGGGGGGCCGAAAGCTGGAACTCTGAAGGGGGAAGGTCTTTGCTGCCCAGAAGAGCTTGGGCCccaagaggggggagagagagaggaataccagtgcatcttctctctctttgttctgcTGCTTGGCCCTAGATGTAAACCCAATCACAAGAAGTACACAGCAGACTGGGGAGAGTAAAGCTTCAGCTCTCCAAGCTTCCTAGCCAAAGGACGAGGAAAGGAGGAGGTGGCGGTTCTGAAAGCTgggagggaatgggggaggatggagaagagaaaCCAGCTGAAGAAAGGGACGCTTGATCTCCCGGGATCGCGCCCCAGTGGGCTGCTGATCAGACCCTGGGGAGAATACTGGAGTTTGAGACTTGGTGAAGGCCATCGCCAGTCACAGACTGGCCACTAGATGGCGCACATGGGGCATCTGGGAGCGCCTGCAAGGCTCCAGAAAGCTGAACCAGCGCACGCAGGAACCACAGTCCACAGAAGCCACGTTAGCATTTGAAGTCCTAATCTCACCATCTGGACTGCCTGCCATTAAAGAAACGGAAGTCAGAGTGAAAGACCTGTCCCGCCAGGTGATAGCATTGCTTTGCATGTTTGTGGTGGTGGTTCTGTGAAATGATCCGTGTGTTAAACACATAGAACCGAACAGCACCACAAAGTTGCACTGTATGTAAGATTCGAGAAGTagcaaaaataacaagaaaaacgTTTGAATCTTTTCACTCTAAGCGTATGTGGTTTATTTTATCCCAATTACACCTCAGTCGACcttgagaaaggaagggagggagggaaatttTGAGGAGAGGCCAATGTTCCCACTCACCACCCCTGCATAAATTCAGGGCTCACTGGGGTCCCAATCCCAGAAGAAGGCTCAGCCTCACACATGGACACAAACAGAAGTATAGGAACTTAAGGCAGGCCCCCAGGTAGGCCACCTTGATGTGAAGATTATTCGGAGGTAAAGGCAGTCAAGACCCTGTGGGCTCCAGAGAAACTTTTGCCCCTCACTAACGACATAAAGAATCTCAATTGGAGGATCTTTGCAGAATAAGGGTTATTACGAAGGACAAGTGTTATCTGAGTAACGCAGCTGCATGGCAGGGCCAACATCTGTGCACCAAACACTTACTTTCTggtttcatcttcctgtgaattgtgtTTCTTCCCTTAGAAATCTCAGACTCCTACCCCCTTCTCCTTCATTCACCATgacatttttacctctttttgcCTGACTGCCATGTCTGTGTGGACTCCCTGCACGTATGCTATTAGATGcgattttctcttgttaatctgtctcatgtcaatttgattcttagtccaaccagaaggaccttgaaggggacaggaattctttttttttttaattttcattttttatgtttatttttgagagagagagagacagacagaggtgagtgggagagaggcagagagagacggagacacagaatccgaagcaggttccgggctctgagctgtcagcagagagcctgacacagggctcgaacccacaaactgtgagatcatgacgtgagccaaagtcgggcgcccaaccgactgagtcacccaggggccccagggacaGGAATTCTCGTTctgcatcccccccacccccaccctgggctggCCAGCCACACCCTCTCCTACTCCTCTGGCAAAGCCCTGGGCTGCTCCagagccccccaacccccaccaagCCCCCGACCCCTGCAAGGCAATCTGAcggtggcaggtggcagggagaAGACCCCATCCTCTTTGTCTATGGAAGACTAgtgtggtgggggcaggtggagaggaagCCCCAGGCCCACGGACCACATGTTGGGACAGATTGACTTTAGGAGTGCAGAtgaaaagaaatggcatttgGAGCACATCTGAGCCACTAACAGGGTGGACAGCTGTACAAAGGGGACAATAACCAATAGAGGTGGGGAGCGGGGCTGGGAGATGGGGTACAGGAAGTAGGTGTGCACAGACTGGAGGTGGTgctagggaggggaggggcagagctctCCCTAGAGAGAAGGTCTTCAGGGTCATCCTCCAGGGGGTGCCGAGTTGAGCAGCCAGAGCAAGGAGAGGGGACACCACATCACTTCACCCATAAGCTCCCAACGGACAGCACTACTTTGCAATTGATGAATGAAATTAGGAAGTAactgaagaaaaattattaagaaaagtaGATGAGAGAAACGAAAACgaatattttagagaaatagaaGGCAGTTTGACTCTGAGCTCTGTTCCAGTCCCCAGAGGGCAGCTGGCATTTGCTGAGCACCAGGGAGACAACCAAGCAGGACATGTGGCTGCTCCCGGTTCTGTTCCTTCTTGTCATCCAGGGTGAGTGAGGCGGGGCTCTAGGATCGAGCACCTGCAGGGTGGAGGAGGGCAACACAGACAGGGTCTGCATGGGAGGAAGTGACAGAGCCTTTCATTCATCCAGacacttattcatttaaaaaatttttttaatgttttgttaccTGACAGGTACTAAGTTAGGTgttggggaaagaaataaaaataaatagcacaaatGGTGTCCGTTTTCTAGGGCACAGTTTGTCAACTTGTGGTAGATAGATCCTAAGAcagatgatggatgggtggagggatggatggatggacagatggatagatgatagatagttgcatacacgcacacatatatgcacacacacataaatgcatGAATTCCTGAGGAACTCTGAAGAAGCCAGATGCTCGGGCTCCAGCAGAAAGCCACTCAGTTAAGGTGGAGATCAGGCATCTGGATCATTTAAGCCTGTACATTTGGTCTTGAACTATAGCTTGAGCCAGGATCCTTTTTTCCAAAGACCTCAgacaacagagaggaaggcaagcaGCAAAACCAGGGTGACAGGCTCTCTGGAGAGTTGCTCATCCCCACACACCAGCCTGCCTGGGTCTCTGCTCTGGATGATCTAAAGACAGATCATCATCTAGTGTCCTTAGCATGATACCTGAGACAGGGACTAAGTGGTCTGGTGGCGCCAGCAGCGACCAAGTTGGctacagaaagggagaaactGTTTGAGCTGAGCCTTGAAGGATGAATATAAGAGTTTGATTCCTTCAAGCAAAGAAGAAAGCACATTCCTGGTAGAGGGAAGAGCTTGTACAAAGGTATGAAGACACAGAAGAACAAGGTGtatacgtaaaaaaaaaaaaagaaaacaacaacaacaacaaaacaagcaatcacctgtgagagagagagagagagagagagagagagagagagagagagtgtgtgtgtgtgtgtatttagttccATGCCAGTTCTGTGTGATTCAGAGGCTAAGGGTTTGTTGGGGGGCGCAGGTAGAGTATCAGGGACATAGATGGGGAGGGGGTCACGCTGTCTCACCAGCTCTGGGATTCAGAAATACACCTGTGGCTGCAGTGTGCGATCTGTGCTGCTGGGAGAGGTGCTGCTTGAGGTCGGGCAGGGGACAGTGGTCAGTAGGATGGTGAGTATGCAGACAGCCCTGTATTGGTTAGGAGAGTTAGGAGCCTCAAGGGGGATTCACAAGAGGGGTGACAGAAAAGAAATCCTGCAGGGGATGAAGGGACAGGAGGGATGTGCCAATTAGACAGAGGGCAGAGGCTCCTGGTTGGTCTTCAGGGCAGGGCCAGAAGCCCAAGCGGCACCCGGGTCAGCCCTGGGCTCAAGGAAGGATAAGATGCATGTTGGGTTTCTGTTTTCTAGGCCACTTCTGCACCTGTGAGGGAAAAAAGGTGAGAGGCACCTTGGGGGGCACACTGACTGTGCGCTGTGCATACGGTCGGGGATGGGAATCCTACAAGAAGTGGTTGTGTCGCGGGAATGACTGGAATTCCTGCAAAATCCTTGTGAAAACCACTGGGTCAGAGCAACTAGTGAAGAAGGGCCAAGTGTCCATCCAGGACAATCACAGCCGACGCACATTCACCATGACCTTGGAGGATCTCCAGCAGGACGACGCAGACACTTACTGGTGTGGGATCGAGCAATTTGGCACTGACGTGGGGATCGAATTTTCCGTGATTGTCAATCCAGGTAAGAACCACCCATCCTGTGCTCTGGGGTCCTGAGACTCACCCCCAGAGGAGTCAGGActgtttctctgccttccccGATGGAGGGAGAGGAGTCTTGAAACTTGCCTGAGACTACACGTGTGCACGTGTTTGTGTGGGTAGGGGACACCAAGATTCTGGGAAAGACTGGAAGAAAGTGTGAGCCCCCACAGCTCCGCATGTCTCCATCTGGTCTCCccagagggagcagagaagggcagaCTCAGCCAGGACAGGCTTGTCCAGGGAAGGCAGCTCCTCTTTTCCCGGTCACGTTCACGTCACCACATCCCAGCCTGCAtggggttagggttaaggttagggttaggatcAGGCAtacagggaggggtggggtgctAGAAAGCCATGATCCTGATGGTCTCAGCTACAGAACAAGTGACCTTCTCcatgccccctccctgctcccctctctcctctggcaacATCAGCACAAGGGAGCAGGTGAGGAACCATGAGCCCATATTTAGGAGAATGAAAAGCAGGTTCCACTATGGTGCAGACACCTTCTCTTCTGCCTCTATCCTTGGAGAGACCCTGGGCTCCCCTGCAGCTGCCCCAGAAGCACTAGGCCCTTCCTGGAGACAAGCCTGGAAGGAGAGTCAGGCTGTAGCCCCCGCCCCACAGCTCTGCCTCTGGACCCCTAAGTCTTGTCtccaacacacagacacatagacactAGGGAGGTTTACATTTGCTACTGATTGCTCCATTTCTAAAGCAGAGAAAAGTCTCTTCAAACTTAGAATATGCAAATATGGTGTGCAAATATGTGCAGTGGGGACGGATGCTGGTCTTAGAATGTTCTGGAAAttaactaaaaagaaattaacaccACAAAGGTGGTGGatgtgtgcatgagtggaggaggagttGGTGCCAGAGAATTGGAGTCTGGACCCTTGACCCAGACGACCTTCCCTGGGCAGGCCTGGAGAAGTCAGAAAGCAAgccctggggaggcaggaaggaccgCAGGGGGAAGCAGGGGCTGCGGGCACTCAGCAGTCCCAGGAGACAGGGGACCATGGGCCTGCCAGCTCTTGGGTCATATCGCTTCAGGGcagctggcacagagcctgcttcaggccaggctgagactcagaaaggagcCTGCCTGGCTGATTTAAGGCTCCAGGGATTGGGAACATGGTTCTGACATGCTCAGCTGTGCCCAGCAGGACACTGAGATGAAACTGAATGGGAATTGCCCACATAACCAGCAACCCCAATATCTCACATGGCGGTAAACTGGTGATTCTCTGCAAATCAGTAATCGTTTGTTTGGAATAATGCCAAAAAGATGCAAGAGAAAACCAACATGGCTGAGCAGTGGCACTAAGACAGAAAGGTTCTGcacccctgggggtggggtgtggagacCATGGGAGCCACCTGTGACACTCACAACCATGCTCTGCTCTGTGTGTTTAGCCCCTGATCCAACAGACTCTCCCAAGCCTGTAGCGAGAACAATGCTGCCCAGTTGGACTTCCTCTCGTCCATTTCCCCAGGGCATCAACAGCAGCCAGCCCATGGATTTGAATAGCCCGCTAACCAGGTGAGCAGAGCTGGACCCACAGACCTTTCCCACTGTTGCCTTGGGACAGCTCTCCTCGGGACACTCTCACAGGGACCCCCATTGGCCCCTCTGATGTTTCCTCTGCTGGGGAGAAACAGCAAGGTCTGCGCTGGGCCCCCTCTTTGTTCCTCTGAGTCCTTAAAgagctccccctccccacaagAAACCTAGGCAAAGTTGTTCAGCTGGGCTGCAGGAGAGAAGCTTCTGGTCTTCTGACCTGCCTCCCAACCCCCAAGCCGCCAAAACAGGCGCAGGTGCTTTCAGCCTCAAGTTGCCAGAAGGGAAGGGCTCTGGATTAGCTCCCTGTGGCTGCTGGAGCAAATCACCACCACCCTGGTGGCTGAAGGCAAAACGATGTTATGATCTTAAAGTTCTGGAGACAAGGTCTGGGAtgagtctcactgggctaaactCAACATGCTGGCAGGGCTGGCTCCTcctggaggctctaagggagaagggcttccttgtcttttccagcttctggaggccgcTGCACCCTGGCTCATGGTCCCTCCATCTGCACAGCCAGCAGGGGTGGTCAAGTGTTTCTCACCCTCATTACTCTGACACTGGCTCTCCTGTGTGCTTTCATTTATAAAGACATTGGAGATTCTATAGGATCCACCCAGATATCCCAGGATcacctccccatctcaaggtcagcTGCTGGCAAACTTAAATCCGTCTGTATCATTAATTCCCCCATGTCATGTAACATAACACATTCACAggtctggggattaggacatctttgggggggggcattattctgcccaCAGACAGTCAAGCAGGTACCTGTTCCATGGatccagccctcccctccccaactgcTAGGGAAATGCTGGGAAGGAGTAGGAATTGGCATTTCTGCTTTCTCACGTTCCCAACATGGTCGATCGACATGCTGGGCCATCAATCTGAAACCCACCCCCTCCACAAGCATCCAAAGAACAATCAATTAACTCTTTCTTCAAAGGGCAAACACCCTGCCCCAGTTTCACCCCATCCGAGTTCAGGGTGAAGGTGCGTTTCCTCCCAGAAGCCCCCTTCACCGCCTCCCTTCTGGTAcagtctctcttccttcccttctcaagGGTCCTATTCCTTGGAGCTGCCCTGCTGGATGGTGTGTTCGGTTATGTGTGCAGCCAGGCACTTGGTTCATGCTTCACAATCGGCCTCTGTCCTGCTCGTGACTATTTAAAGACCAGTTTTTCTGTGGAGTCAGGAGGGGAGGATGTGGAACTTTTAGGGGACTGAGGGGCCCAGGAGGAAGCCTGCAGGTGGAGAGATGGGGCGGCAGCTCCACAGGAAGTGGGGCTTGGGAAAAGAATGCAGTGGGTTCAAGGATAATCTAGGAAGTACAAAGCATCGTGTCTTCTCTCTCAAGAGAACCCCCTGTGAAATGAACATGACAAATCTTGCTCAAGGCaggtagaaggagagaaaaaggccaGACTACAGGGAGGTCCTGGCACTGCTTGTAGGGGAGGGGATGAGGCAGAGGTTGAGGGGGTCAGATTCTGGATACTGATGGGGACTCCTAGGGAGACATATATGAGCAAGGGCCCAATGGCCCACTAGACCACGTGTCCACTGTCCAGGGTGTATGCGATAGTGCACCTGCTATGTGCTACCAGATGGGGTTCAGAGCCAGGAGAGACCCCTCCCAGGGGAAGCTAGAACGTAAATTGCCAGATTACCAGGAAGAGGTATCTTCCTCTGCTTCAAAGAGGTGATATGAGGTCTGAGCTGGAAGTACAGGCAGAATTTATACAAGGTGGGACAGACGTAGATTCAAATAGGCAAAGGCAAATCTTTGGTCCTGGCTGGCCTGCTGCTGAGGTGGAGGGGATTTGGGGGAGGCAGCCAACAAGCAGGATGAGATCAGGGTGCAGAGGTGCTGGAGCCCAGGCTAAGGCTGCTGGGAGGCCCCTGAATGCTTCGCCTTGGGCAGCATGGCCGTGCCCTCAGAGGGGCTTTTGGGCAGGGACCGGGGCTGGTCTGTCCTCCAGGTCTGGGGGCAGGAGTGAGGGTGGACAGGAAGGACCTGGAGCGGCCCCTGAAGAGGGACTCCACTCCTGTCAGCATGATCCCTGCTCAGGGCCCTGCTACACAACCTTCACTTTGTGCTTTTGACCTTTGTGAAGTTGCCCCTGCTTGGGTCCTGCTGTGACTGTGATGTGGGGAGTCCGGGGGACTCCAGGGGAAGATACGTCAGTCTGAGCAGGAGAAACacagccctctcccccaccatgGACACCCCCGCACCCTCTGAGCTCTGGTCAGGGAAAGGGCAATGATTACATTTCCGAGACAGATGGGGGTCCCTGTTAGGTGAGGACTCCCCACGTCCTGCCGTCAGGAATAAactctggctccctctctgctctgcacAGGCCGGGGACCATTGCCTCCACTgtggaagcagagaaaagaaagggtgtACTCTCATTCCACCATCGGTCCTCAGCCGCACCTGTAATCTCTCCTGTGTGGATCCTCCTGGTACCTCCTTTCCTTGCCACCCTCGAGTTGCTCTGCCAAGGATAAATGACCCTTTCATCATTCAGGACTCTGGCCAACGATGGGTTTCCAATTCCAGTAAGCATAAAACCTGGGTTAAACCAAAAAGTTCCAGAGTGTGTCCACAGGGACAAAGACCCCCTGATGGGCCAGCTGCACAGAGTTCCGCCAATTCCACCTTCTGCTGCATCAGTGCCTCCAAGAAAGAATTCCTTGAATGCAAAAGATGGAAAACAGGGTTGGACCATCGCCCGACCCACATCTGACCTGTTTGCCCTTTACATTTCCTATGAAATCTGTggctttctttgctcttttgaGATTATTTGGGGGGACACCATTTCAATGTTTTATATGTGAGAGGACGACCCTTCCATTCTAGAGGGAGGGAAATGACTCTAAATCCAACGCTAGAATCCGAATGTGTCCGGGAAACGGGAAGTTGTGTGTGTAAATTTGTCCATAGTGGTTG is a window of Prionailurus viverrinus isolate Anna chromosome E1, UM_Priviv_1.0, whole genome shotgun sequence DNA encoding:
- the LOC125151898 gene encoding CMRF35-like molecule 5 codes for the protein MWLLPVLFLLVIQGHFCTCEGKKVRGTLGGTLTVRCAYGRGWESYKKWLCRGNDWNSCKILVKTTGSEQLVKKGQVSIQDNHSRRTFTMTLEDLQQDDADTYWCGIEQFGTDVGIEFSVIVNPAPDPTDSPKPVARTMLPSWTSSRPFPQGINSSQPMDLNSPLTRPGTIASTVEAEKRKGVLSFHHRSSAAPVISPVWILLVPPFLATLELLCQG